In Candidatus Kapaibacterium sp., the genomic window TGAGCATAGAGTTTGTCGTCTCATACATAAACTGTTCACGCGTGTAATTGCAACCGAAATCGTCTTCCGACTTGTTGACATAACTTGATGAGCAAGCTGTTGCTAATATCAATGCGAATATCATTAGGTATTTCATCATATTTTAAAATTGTAAGTGATTAATTTTTTACCAAAATAATAAAATATTCTAAGTAAAAAAAACATTTGTTAATCAAGTAACGAAATACCCTTTCCAAGATTGAAACTAAATTCCAAACCCCAAATATTTCTAAGTTCCGGTTTTTCAATATTGAATTCTTCTTCGTAAGTGTAGGAGCCTGTAAGTGCTGTTGTTTTGGTGATTTTCCAATCCATGCCCAAACCCAAGCGAACGGCATTGAACCTATCGCCCTTATGATAATTCAATCTATAAAAAAGCTCACTATATACAAAAGGTCTAAGTTGTTTGGTAATTTTTGTTTGTGCTACAATTCTATTTCTGAAATATTCATCGTTTGACTTTTTATCATCACGAAACTCCTTCTGGAATCGCGCCCTATACGAAAAGTCAACTTTTTTGTACGAGAAATCTACAGATGCCGCTAAATTTATTTCGTGGAATGGCGAAAACTGCTGCTCAGTGGGGTCGTGCTGCTTCATCCTGAACCGATAGGATAAAGTAGCATCAAGATAATCTGTTATATTATATCTCACGCCAATGTCTTGGAGCAGTTGTTTGACTGTTGTTATGTCCCTAAATAATCGTGCTTCGTTGGCAAATCGCAAGCTCAAATCATCAGTTAAAGGAAACTGCCATTTGTAACCAGCCCACAACTCGTTATCTTTTGATGTGGCGTTATTTGTAGAATAGAGTAGTACTATAAAAACGAAAAAAAGCGGAATTTTCCTGCTAATCGAAATCATTGCTTATCTCTCCGTTAGAAGGATAATAATATGCCCGAATGAGTGCCGTATCGCGTAAGAAGTCAATCCTGCCGATGTCAACTCTATGGATTTGCAAACCGGTTCTATCAGACAAATCTGCTAATAATTCGGCGTGATGCTCTGGTTTGATTAATTCGATTTTCTCGTAACGAATGATTTTGAATAATTCATTGCTGATTCTGCCCGGCTCCAACAAATATACTAACAGTACCAATGCACCATTTATGACAAGTAATTCGGCTATTCCAATTATATTTTCACTCAAAGCATTGATAATAGCAACGCTAATAGCTATGAAAATGTATGTCATTTCCTTGATAGGAATCGTTAGCGTTCTGTACCGAAGGATAGAAAATATTGCGAAAATACCGAAAGCAAAACCAATGCTTAGAACTACTTTATTGAGCAAAAAACAAACGAAAAATACAATGATATTGAATAAAAGAAGAGTGAACAAATAATCGCGATTAGGTCTGTATTTGAAATATATTTTTCGAGCCAAAATAAATATAGCTACGAGGTTGATTGTAAGTCTGAATATAAAATCGAAATAATTTTGGGGGCTGTATAAATCAAACCCTAAAATACTGGGTACTTCCATTCCTCTCTCCTAACATTTTGTTGATAAACATTAATTTTTGCTTGAATCGATTCCGTTTAATTTGAGTATCCAACAGCATCATACCCAGACAATATTTGCTTACTCGTAATTCATGAATGTGTAATTCCTTCATAAGTATAGTGAACTCTGAAGCATCTGATGGTTCAGCAGTTTTGAATTCGACAATGACAAGCTCGGATAAAGCACTTTCGTTTATGCAGTTTTTGAAATACAAATCCCAATCTACTGTTATCTTTACCGGTAATGTCTTGTGCACAAATGTCATCCGATTATATGTAACCGTTAGTTTCGACTTTAAATCTGTATCATTGAGATTATATTTTTTTAGAATTTGTTTGATAGTCTCATTGTTTAATTCAGGGTCAATTTGAGTGCCTGCAAGTCTGGATTTGTAAACTTTTTGCTTGTTGGATTTGAATTTAACTTCAAAAAATTTCTTACTTGTACTTGAATATTCTCGTACACGCACTTTTGAGCGGTTCAATTTGCCGTTGTGGTGCAGATGATAGAGCAAATTATCATCAGTGTCATAATACAATGTTTTGTATTGAAACACTCTTTCATCGGCTATTTCCAAAGCCGAAAAATCATCTTGAAGATGGGAA contains:
- a CDS encoding DUF2490 domain-containing protein, translated to MISISRKIPLFFVFIVLLYSTNNATSKDNELWAGYKWQFPLTDDLSLRFANEARLFRDITTVKQLLQDIGVRYNITDYLDATLSYRFRMKQHDPTEQQFSPFHEINLAASVDFSYKKVDFSYRARFQKEFRDDKKSNDEYFRNRIVAQTKITKQLRPFVYSELFYRLNYHKGDRFNAVRLGLGMDWKITKTTALTGSYTYEEEFNIEKPELRNIWGLEFSFNLGKGISLLD
- a CDS encoding DUF4956 domain-containing protein, which gives rise to MEVPSILGFDLYSPQNYFDFIFRLTINLVAIFILARKIYFKYRPNRDYLFTLLLFNIIVFFVCFLLNKVVLSIGFAFGIFAIFSILRYRTLTIPIKEMTYIFIAISVAIINALSENIIGIAELLVINGALVLLVYLLEPGRISNELFKIIRYEKIELIKPEHHAELLADLSDRTGLQIHRVDIGRIDFLRDTALIRAYYYPSNGEISNDFD
- a CDS encoding polyphosphate polymerase domain-containing protein, coding for MMTDSFRNEVQDAVQPFESISLLELDSHKLLDRFDTKFVLHIDNLHRLISHLQDDFSALEIADERVFQYKTLYYDTDDNLLYHLHHNGKLNRSKVRVREYSSTSKKFFEVKFKSNKQKVYKSRLAGTQIDPELNNETIKQILKKYNLNDTDLKSKLTVTYNRMTFVHKTLPVKITVDWDLYFKNCINESALSELVIVEFKTAEPSDASEFTILMKELHIHELRVSKYCLGMMLLDTQIKRNRFKQKLMFINKMLGERNGSTQYFRV